The following are encoded together in the bacterium genome:
- the gor gene encoding glutathione-disulfide reductase: MPDYDYDLFVIGAGSGGVRCSRVAASFGARVAVAEERYLGGTCVNVGCIPKKLFVYGAHFRQDFEDAAAYGWSVGQIGFDWNTLLSNKDREIERLNGIYARLLDQAGVTRIEGRARIVDAHRVEVSGKEYTARHILVSVGGWPRMPEIPGIELAISSNEAFYLKELPRRVLVVGGGYIAVEFAGIFHGLGVETTLAYRGPLFLRGFDDDVRTTLADQMRKQGIDLRFDLSIDGIKSAETGLVASCTNGETLEAEQILYAIGRDPLTDDLGLESAGVDLNESGEIVVDEYSCSSVPSIHAIGDVTHRVENLTPVAIHEGICLANTLFNDTPMKPDHQNVPSAVFSQPAIACLGLTESAARAAYGELDVYRSVFRSLKHTLTGREEQTMMKLVVDRASQRVVGAHMVGTDPGELMQGIAIAVKCGATKQQFDATIGIHPTSAEEFVTMREPVTD, translated from the coding sequence CGGTGGTGTGCGCTGTAGCCGGGTTGCCGCATCGTTTGGCGCACGCGTCGCGGTGGCGGAGGAACGCTACCTGGGTGGGACCTGTGTGAATGTCGGCTGCATTCCCAAGAAGCTCTTCGTGTACGGGGCGCACTTCCGTCAGGATTTCGAGGATGCTGCGGCCTACGGCTGGTCGGTCGGCCAGATCGGCTTTGACTGGAACACACTGCTGTCGAACAAGGACCGCGAAATTGAACGCCTCAACGGTATCTACGCGCGCCTTCTCGATCAGGCCGGGGTCACGCGCATCGAAGGTCGCGCTCGTATCGTCGATGCCCATCGTGTCGAAGTGTCGGGCAAGGAATACACGGCTCGTCACATTCTGGTGTCGGTCGGCGGTTGGCCGCGTATGCCTGAGATCCCCGGAATCGAACTCGCGATCAGCTCCAATGAAGCCTTCTACCTGAAGGAACTGCCCAGGCGGGTTCTCGTTGTGGGCGGTGGCTATATCGCGGTCGAGTTCGCTGGAATCTTCCACGGACTGGGCGTGGAAACCACGCTGGCCTACCGGGGGCCACTGTTCTTGCGCGGCTTCGATGACGATGTGCGCACGACCCTCGCCGATCAGATGCGCAAACAGGGCATCGATCTGCGCTTCGACCTCTCGATCGACGGGATCAAGTCCGCGGAAACGGGTCTGGTTGCAAGCTGTACAAACGGCGAGACGCTCGAAGCCGAGCAGATTCTGTACGCGATTGGCCGCGATCCATTGACCGACGACCTGGGGCTGGAGAGTGCGGGGGTCGATCTCAATGAATCCGGCGAGATTGTGGTCGACGAGTACTCCTGCTCATCTGTGCCCAGTATCCACGCGATCGGCGATGTGACCCATCGTGTGGAGAATCTCACGCCAGTGGCGATCCACGAGGGAATCTGCCTGGCGAACACCCTCTTCAACGACACGCCGATGAAGCCCGACCATCAGAACGTTCCCTCGGCGGTCTTCAGCCAGCCCGCAATCGCATGCTTGGGCCTGACCGAGAGCGCCGCCCGGGCGGCCTACGGGGAACTCGATGTCTATCGCTCCGTTTTCCGCTCGCTCAAGCACACGCTGACCGGACGGGAAGAACAGACGATGATGAAGCTCGTCGTCGACCGCGCATCGCAACGCGTCGTGGGCGCTCATATGGTCGGTACCGACCCGGGAGAGCTGATGCAGGGAATCGCGATTGCCGTGAAATGCGGCGCAACCAAACAGCAGTTTGACGCGACAATCGGTATCCACCCGACTTCCGCCGAGGAGTTCGTGACGATGCGTGAGCCAGTAACCGACTGA
- a CDS encoding leucyl/phenylalanyl-tRNA--protein transferase — protein MDPQRPTTEMLLWAYRRGIFPMADSRTGQLDFYSPDPRAIIPLDGLHVPHSLARVVRSGRFEVRTNSDFEQVIRACSASRAGREETWLDERLIRLYVRLHELGHAHSVEAWRDDKLVGGLYGVQAGAAFCGESMFSRPEDGGTDSSKVCLVNLVERLNSGGFELLDTQFSTPHLKRLGCLEVSRERYLELLERAIARRAVWPAD, from the coding sequence ATGGATCCCCAGCGGCCCACAACCGAGATGCTCCTCTGGGCCTATAGGCGTGGCATCTTTCCCATGGCCGACTCGCGCACCGGGCAACTCGATTTCTACAGTCCGGATCCCCGCGCCATCATCCCGCTCGACGGACTGCATGTGCCGCACAGTCTGGCTCGCGTGGTGCGCAGCGGGCGCTTCGAGGTGCGCACGAATAGCGATTTCGAGCAGGTGATCCGAGCTTGTAGCGCTTCGCGCGCCGGGCGGGAGGAGACCTGGCTCGACGAGCGGCTGATTCGCCTCTACGTGAGACTGCACGAACTCGGGCATGCCCATAGCGTGGAAGCATGGCGCGACGACAAGCTAGTAGGTGGGCTCTACGGTGTTCAGGCCGGTGCCGCGTTCTGCGGTGAGAGCATGTTCAGTCGGCCCGAAGACGGGGGTACAGACTCGTCGAAGGTCTGTCTGGTGAATCTCGTGGAGCGACTGAATTCCGGTGGTTTCGAGCTGCTCGACACGCAGTTCAGCACGCCCCACCTGAAGCGTCTAGGCTGCTTGGAGGTTTCACGCGAGCGGTATCTGGAGCTGCTCGAGCGGGCCATCGCGCGACGGGCCGTCTGGCCCGCCGACTAG
- a CDS encoding PilZ domain-containing protein codes for MARNESDKSRRDFDRSARRITCEMRIRGQNCRGVVTDLSARGLFIQTKTVADEDTEVQVRLYDVDSDPIDLIARVARRRTSHRSLAALEMGGLGLRIVSAPEAYFELLLSVRKPEVE; via the coding sequence GTGGCCCGGAATGAATCTGACAAGTCGCGACGGGATTTCGATCGCAGCGCCCGGAGGATCACCTGCGAGATGCGCATCCGGGGTCAGAACTGCCGGGGTGTGGTGACTGACCTGTCTGCTCGAGGCCTGTTCATCCAAACCAAAACCGTCGCGGATGAAGACACCGAGGTTCAAGTACGCCTCTACGACGTCGACTCCGACCCCATCGATCTGATTGCCCGCGTCGCTCGCCGGCGCACATCACATCGTTCCCTCGCGGCGCTGGAAATGGGCGGTCTCGGGCTGCGCATCGTCTCGGCACCCGAAGCCTATTTCGAACTCCTGCTCTCGGTTCGCAAGCCCGAAGTCGAATAG
- a CDS encoding acyl-CoA/acyl-ACP dehydrogenase, protein MDFSYSEDQEALRNLSREILADKATHERLCEIEAGDEGWDRELWAELCKASLVGACLPGAFGGMDLGIIEMTILLEEVGRAVAPVPLWATLALAALPIAELGNDEQKQRWLPGVVSGEVILTGAFEEPDSVNPLEPSTKADRDAKGWRLYGTKICVQSAHVAARVLVPAHAEDGKIGLFLIDPKASGVKLERQRATNREPVFTLVLEGARAEQPDVLQEPTSDESILRRVVERATVGLCAMQLGVADRALRMTAEYTTEREQFNRPIGSFQAVHTRAADAYVQVEAMRVTLQQAAFLLSENRPASIEVSVAKYWAAQGGSFTTYAAQHLHGGIGIDNDYPLHRSYIWSRHLELTLGAAANHLEWIGDQLAETPSVS, encoded by the coding sequence ATGGACTTTTCGTACTCGGAAGATCAGGAAGCCCTGCGCAACCTCTCGCGAGAAATCCTCGCCGACAAGGCGACGCACGAGCGCCTTTGTGAGATCGAAGCCGGCGACGAAGGCTGGGATCGCGAACTCTGGGCCGAGTTGTGCAAGGCCAGTCTCGTCGGCGCCTGCCTGCCGGGAGCTTTCGGCGGAATGGACCTCGGCATCATCGAGATGACCATCCTGCTCGAGGAAGTCGGCCGCGCTGTCGCGCCCGTGCCGCTCTGGGCAACTCTCGCACTGGCCGCACTGCCGATCGCCGAACTGGGGAACGATGAGCAGAAACAACGCTGGCTGCCCGGTGTCGTTTCGGGTGAGGTAATTCTGACGGGCGCCTTTGAGGAACCCGACTCGGTGAATCCCCTCGAACCTTCGACGAAGGCCGATCGGGATGCCAAGGGCTGGCGTCTGTACGGTACGAAGATCTGCGTTCAATCCGCGCACGTGGCGGCACGTGTGCTCGTACCCGCGCACGCTGAAGACGGAAAGATCGGACTCTTCCTGATCGATCCGAAGGCTTCGGGCGTGAAGCTCGAGCGGCAACGCGCGACCAATCGCGAGCCGGTCTTTACGCTGGTGCTAGAAGGCGCCCGCGCCGAACAACCCGACGTGCTCCAGGAACCGACGAGCGACGAGTCGATCCTGCGTCGAGTCGTCGAGCGAGCAACCGTGGGCCTGTGCGCGATGCAACTGGGCGTGGCCGATCGCGCGCTGCGTATGACTGCGGAGTACACCACGGAACGCGAGCAGTTCAACCGGCCAATCGGCAGCTTCCAGGCCGTGCACACGCGCGCAGCCGATGCATATGTACAGGTCGAAGCCATGCGGGTAACCCTCCAGCAAGCGGCTTTTCTGCTCTCGGAGAACCGGCCCGCTTCAATCGAGGTTTCGGTGGCGAAATACTGGGCCGCCCAGGGCGGCAGTTTCACGACGTACGCCGCACAACACCTGCACGGCGGCATCGGGATCGACAATGACTACCCGCTCCACCGCTCCTACATCTGGTCCCGGCATCTGGAGCTGACGCTGGGCGCAGCCGCCAATCATCTGGAATGGATCGGCGACCAGCTCGCGGAAACACCCTCCGTTTCGTAA
- a CDS encoding acyl-CoA dehydrogenase: MYIDLTPELKTLREELRSYFADLMTSELKAELAAGGEGGGPEYRKALKKMGADGWLGIGWPEEYGGQGRTPLEQYIFADEVQRVGYPLPFLTLGTVGPTLMKFGSEELKADFLPRILAGELHFAIGYSEPAAGTDLASLTTQAHREGDEWVINGQKTWTSLADFADYIWLAARTDPDVKKHRGISMLIVPTTAPGFKLTEIRTMADVRTNATYYDNVRVPAHYLVGGENNGWGLITSQLNHERVSLFPIGPFQRMQAELREWAQETKLADGRRVIDQPWVRQNFARAHAGGEAIKLMLWKQAWTLTHSTLHPAAASTVKVFASEFFVDAYRWLLEILGSVGKLERSSPGAVIQGRIERMYRSALILTFGGGTNEVQRDIIAMAGLQMPNYKE; this comes from the coding sequence ATGTACATCGATCTGACCCCGGAATTGAAGACCCTGCGCGAGGAACTGCGCAGCTACTTCGCCGACCTGATGACCAGCGAGTTGAAAGCGGAACTCGCGGCGGGCGGCGAAGGCGGTGGCCCCGAATACCGCAAGGCCCTCAAGAAGATGGGTGCGGACGGCTGGCTCGGGATCGGCTGGCCGGAGGAGTACGGCGGACAGGGGCGCACGCCGCTGGAGCAGTACATTTTCGCCGACGAGGTCCAGCGCGTTGGCTACCCACTGCCTTTCCTCACCCTGGGCACAGTCGGCCCAACACTCATGAAATTCGGCAGCGAAGAGCTCAAAGCAGATTTTCTGCCGAGAATCCTGGCCGGCGAGCTGCACTTCGCGATCGGTTACTCGGAACCCGCCGCGGGCACCGATCTGGCGAGCCTCACCACCCAGGCCCATCGCGAAGGCGACGAGTGGGTGATCAACGGACAGAAGACCTGGACGAGTCTGGCCGACTTCGCCGACTACATCTGGCTGGCCGCGCGCACCGATCCCGACGTGAAAAAGCACCGCGGTATTTCGATGTTGATCGTCCCCACAACGGCGCCGGGGTTCAAGCTGACCGAAATCCGCACGATGGCCGACGTGCGAACGAATGCCACCTATTACGACAACGTCCGCGTGCCCGCTCACTATCTGGTCGGCGGCGAGAACAACGGCTGGGGATTGATCACCAGCCAGTTGAACCACGAGCGCGTCTCGCTGTTCCCGATCGGGCCTTTTCAACGCATGCAGGCCGAACTCCGCGAGTGGGCACAGGAGACCAAGCTGGCGGACGGGCGCCGTGTGATCGACCAGCCCTGGGTTCGACAGAACTTTGCACGCGCACACGCGGGTGGCGAGGCGATCAAGCTCATGCTCTGGAAGCAAGCCTGGACGCTCACGCACAGCACTCTGCACCCGGCAGCAGCTTCGACGGTCAAGGTCTTCGCAAGCGAATTCTTCGTCGACGCCTACCGCTGGTTGCTGGAAATCCTGGGTTCTGTCGGAAAGTTGGAACGCAGCTCACCGGGTGCGGTTATTCAGGGTCGAATCGAACGCATGTATCGCTCCGCACTCATCCTGACGTTCGGCGGCGGAACCAACGAAGTGCAACGCGACATCATCGCGATGGCCGGGCTCCAGATGCCCAACTACAAGGAATAG
- the truD gene encoding tRNA pseudouridine(13) synthase TruD has product MAKLLAGSEHFLVHEIPAYEPSGDGEHLYVEIEKQGLTTEAVAERLAQCTGLPRANIGYAGRKDRHAITRQRFSIRSGSEESLQGLASLNRGGARIEILLVSRHRNKLRRGHLRGNRFRLCLEVSPDEVTTLHEVLRNLQHQGLRNGFGPQRFGFNGASLEIARAWARADFARAVEWVIDPTGVWTLKDELPDGYRHGADGRVLGKLRKGGDPRQALHSAGPAYLKLIASAGQSAIFNAVLAERERAGLLYTLREGDLGRSPRGGVFRCAAEDAESTTRRAQPGELDAFTTGPLPGTAKQRPDPAIDAEERAWSADVAIDWAAFEREGVMRSPGERRPLLVPFLETPEVEVEGERCWLQFALRSGSYATEVLRQAGIDLPLNRAT; this is encoded by the coding sequence ATGGCTAAACTCCTGGCTGGCAGTGAACACTTCCTCGTTCATGAGATCCCCGCCTACGAACCTTCGGGCGACGGCGAACACCTGTACGTCGAGATCGAGAAGCAAGGCCTGACCACCGAGGCCGTCGCGGAGCGATTGGCCCAGTGCACCGGGCTTCCCCGCGCAAACATCGGCTACGCGGGGCGCAAGGATCGCCACGCGATCACCCGACAACGATTCAGTATTCGGTCCGGTTCCGAAGAGTCCCTTCAGGGCCTCGCTTCACTGAACCGGGGCGGTGCTCGTATCGAGATCCTGCTCGTCTCGCGCCACCGCAACAAGCTTCGGCGCGGACATCTGCGCGGGAACCGCTTTCGCCTGTGTCTCGAGGTTTCGCCAGACGAAGTCACCACGTTGCACGAAGTACTGCGGAATCTGCAACACCAGGGACTGCGCAATGGCTTCGGTCCGCAGCGCTTCGGTTTCAACGGTGCATCGCTGGAGATCGCACGCGCCTGGGCCCGCGCTGATTTCGCCCGCGCCGTGGAATGGGTGATCGACCCGACCGGTGTATGGACTCTGAAGGACGAACTCCCCGACGGCTATCGACACGGCGCGGACGGGCGTGTACTTGGCAAGCTTCGCAAGGGTGGTGATCCCCGCCAGGCCCTGCACTCGGCCGGTCCCGCGTACTTGAAGCTGATTGCGTCGGCCGGGCAGAGCGCGATCTTCAACGCCGTACTCGCGGAACGAGAGCGCGCTGGATTGCTCTACACACTCCGCGAAGGAGACCTGGGACGTTCTCCGCGCGGTGGCGTGTTTCGCTGTGCGGCTGAAGATGCCGAGAGCACGACGCGCCGCGCGCAGCCGGGTGAGCTCGATGCTTTCACGACCGGACCGCTTCCGGGTACCGCGAAACAACGTCCCGATCCCGCAATCGACGCTGAAGAACGCGCGTGGAGCGCGGACGTGGCTATTGACTGGGCGGCGTTCGAGCGCGAGGGGGTCATGCGCAGTCCTGGGGAACGCCGGCCCCTGCTGGTCCCGTTCCTTGAAACGCCGGAAGTCGAGGTCGAGGGAGAACGCTGCTGGCTGCAGTTCGCACTCCGCTCCGGAAGCTACGCAACGGAAGTACTGCGGCAGGCGGGTATCGATTTGCCCCTGAACCGCGCTACCTGA
- a CDS encoding acyl--CoA ligase, whose product MGIQEIEAQLTGPGGPFELAEEDVLGETQAVFRNRAGNLRELLAQSAERGDAEYIVYEDRRITFAQHARQVASVARALQERFDVRKGDRVAILAANCPEWIISYWAVTSLGAIAVGLNGWWAADEILYGLADSEPKLLIGDRKRIARLAGEDVGVPVVEMEAEFRELVQYAPNAELPETAIDEDDPASILYTSGTTGRPKGAVASHRNLIAALGLQFLHGLRAMLLAAERGIQASGPRRPTCVLVTSPLFHVSGLYTGALMMLASGSKTVWRSGRFDPVDVMRLVEKEEVTNWSPMGDMAHRVLNHPDLAKYDLSSLIGIGSGGAPLSADLMQRIRKQFPVAGAGMGTGYGLTESGAIATIAWADELEKFPATVGRPLPSVQVEIRDEKGRTLPDGREGEVCIRSPLIMLEYWRNPKATSETIGAGRWLFTGDVGRIEDGRLYINARARDLILRGAENIYPVEIEHRLEVHPDVEEAAVVGVDHPELGQEVKAFVVARAGVKLDTDALALFVGKTLATYKVPAHWELRDAPLPRNATGKVLKQVLAGEAENSFVAE is encoded by the coding sequence TTGGGTATCCAGGAGATCGAAGCTCAGCTCACCGGCCCCGGCGGTCCATTCGAACTCGCCGAAGAAGACGTGCTCGGTGAGACGCAAGCGGTGTTCAGGAATCGCGCCGGCAACCTGCGCGAACTCCTCGCCCAGTCTGCAGAACGAGGAGATGCCGAGTACATCGTGTACGAGGATCGTCGTATCACGTTCGCGCAGCACGCCCGTCAGGTGGCGTCGGTCGCGCGCGCACTGCAAGAACGCTTCGATGTGCGCAAGGGCGATCGCGTGGCGATCCTGGCTGCGAATTGTCCAGAGTGGATCATCAGCTACTGGGCCGTGACGAGCCTGGGTGCAATCGCGGTCGGCCTGAACGGCTGGTGGGCGGCCGACGAGATCCTCTACGGCCTTGCCGATAGTGAGCCGAAGCTTCTGATCGGCGATCGAAAACGCATCGCACGGCTCGCTGGAGAAGACGTCGGCGTACCCGTCGTCGAAATGGAAGCCGAGTTCAGGGAGCTCGTGCAGTACGCGCCCAATGCGGAGTTGCCCGAGACCGCGATCGACGAAGACGATCCCGCCTCGATCCTGTACACCAGCGGCACGACCGGCCGACCCAAGGGGGCCGTCGCAAGCCATCGCAATCTGATTGCGGCACTCGGTCTGCAGTTCTTACACGGGCTGCGGGCGATGCTGCTCGCCGCGGAGCGCGGCATTCAGGCATCCGGTCCGCGCCGGCCGACCTGCGTGCTCGTGACCAGTCCGCTCTTTCACGTTTCGGGGTTGTACACGGGCGCTCTGATGATGCTCGCGAGTGGTTCAAAAACCGTCTGGCGTTCCGGTCGCTTCGATCCCGTCGACGTGATGCGCCTGGTCGAAAAGGAAGAGGTCACGAACTGGTCTCCGATGGGCGATATGGCGCACAGGGTCCTCAACCACCCCGACCTCGCGAAGTACGATCTATCCAGCCTGATCGGCATCGGTTCCGGCGGTGCACCCCTGAGTGCCGATCTGATGCAGCGCATTCGCAAGCAGTTCCCGGTCGCAGGTGCGGGCATGGGGACCGGTTACGGTCTGACGGAGTCGGGTGCGATCGCGACGATCGCCTGGGCCGACGAACTCGAGAAATTCCCGGCCACGGTCGGACGCCCTCTGCCCAGCGTGCAGGTCGAGATCCGAGATGAAAAAGGCCGCACCCTCCCCGATGGACGAGAGGGCGAGGTATGTATCCGCAGCCCGTTGATCATGCTCGAGTACTGGCGCAATCCGAAGGCGACTTCAGAGACGATTGGAGCGGGTCGCTGGCTGTTCACGGGCGACGTCGGCCGTATCGAAGACGGGCGCCTGTACATCAACGCGCGCGCGCGCGATCTGATCCTGCGCGGCGCCGAGAACATCTATCCGGTGGAGATCGAGCACCGGCTCGAAGTTCACCCAGACGTCGAAGAGGCGGCCGTCGTCGGTGTCGACCATCCGGAACTTGGCCAGGAGGTGAAGGCCTTCGTCGTCGCGCGTGCAGGTGTGAAGCTCGACACGGACGCCCTGGCGCTCTTCGTGGGCAAAACCCTGGCCACTTACAAGGTGCCCGCACACTGGGAGCTGCGCGACGCCCCCTTGCCCCGCAATGCAACGGGCAAGGTGCTCAAGCAGGTGCTCGCCGGTGAGGCGGAGAACAGCTTCGTTGCCGAGTAG
- a CDS encoding AMP-binding protein: MQMSFGRAFGWLSEQAPDFEAIVFEDRSATRAELERRSNRLARAYREMGVKEGDLVTIALPNSIEFFEVVLAVWKLGATPSPISSYLPEIERRAIIETTNPALLIGAQPGEQSARVSLVAGFEPDTALSDAILPEVTPECARAMTSGGSTGRPKVIVEKTPGVTDPEVAENGMRVGGTTLVPGPLYHAGPFITSWQTLFSGGRIVLMPRFEPEACLRRIEEQGVSWVLFVPTMMQRIWKLPDEVRARYDLSSLEVVMSSGAASPDWLKRAWIDWLGPEKIMEAYGGSERIGGTLISGSEWLEHPGSVGKPTAGRKVRILDSAGKDVPTGEIGEVYMMPPGGQGSTYRYIGAQARSTDDGWETLGDMGYLDEDGYLYLADRKTDMIVTGGANVYPAEVEAAIDAYPTVRSSAVIGLPEEDLGLAVHAIVDAPDGVTDDQLRAHLSEHLVRYKIPRSFEYVKQPLRDDAGKVRRSALREARIREAQESD, translated from the coding sequence ATGCAGATGTCTTTTGGACGAGCTTTCGGCTGGTTGTCCGAGCAGGCGCCCGATTTCGAGGCGATCGTGTTCGAAGACCGAAGCGCCACGCGCGCAGAACTCGAACGCCGTTCCAATCGCCTGGCTCGCGCTTATCGGGAAATGGGTGTGAAGGAGGGCGATCTGGTCACGATCGCATTGCCCAACTCGATCGAGTTCTTCGAGGTCGTGCTCGCCGTCTGGAAGCTGGGAGCTACGCCTTCTCCGATCTCCTCGTATCTGCCGGAAATCGAGCGACGCGCGATCATCGAGACGACGAACCCCGCACTCCTGATCGGAGCGCAACCGGGAGAACAGTCCGCTCGAGTCAGCCTCGTTGCGGGATTTGAACCCGACACAGCGCTCTCCGACGCGATCCTGCCCGAGGTTACGCCCGAGTGTGCGCGCGCCATGACCTCAGGGGGAAGCACCGGTCGGCCCAAGGTGATCGTCGAGAAGACGCCAGGAGTGACGGATCCCGAAGTCGCAGAGAACGGCATGCGCGTCGGGGGAACGACTCTGGTTCCCGGACCGCTGTACCACGCTGGACCTTTCATCACATCCTGGCAGACGCTCTTCTCGGGGGGGCGCATCGTGCTCATGCCCCGTTTTGAACCGGAGGCCTGTCTGCGGCGGATCGAAGAGCAGGGCGTGAGCTGGGTGTTGTTCGTGCCGACCATGATGCAGCGCATCTGGAAACTGCCAGACGAAGTGCGCGCTCGTTACGATCTGAGTTCACTGGAAGTGGTCATGAGTTCGGGAGCGGCGAGTCCGGATTGGCTCAAGCGCGCCTGGATTGATTGGTTGGGTCCGGAGAAGATCATGGAAGCCTACGGCGGCTCCGAACGCATCGGCGGTACGCTGATCTCGGGCAGCGAATGGCTCGAACACCCCGGCTCGGTCGGCAAGCCCACCGCCGGGCGCAAGGTGCGCATCCTCGATTCGGCGGGGAAGGACGTTCCCACCGGAGAGATCGGTGAGGTCTATATGATGCCGCCGGGCGGGCAGGGCAGCACCTATCGCTACATCGGTGCGCAAGCCCGGTCGACCGACGACGGTTGGGAGACATTGGGCGATATGGGTTACCTGGATGAGGATGGCTATCTCTACCTGGCCGATCGCAAGACCGACATGATCGTGACCGGCGGAGCCAATGTGTATCCCGCCGAAGTCGAAGCCGCGATCGACGCCTATCCGACCGTGCGCTCCAGTGCAGTCATCGGCCTGCCCGAAGAAGACCTGGGTCTTGCTGTGCATGCGATCGTCGACGCGCCCGACGGAGTGACGGACGACCAGCTGCGCGCCCATCTTTCCGAACACCTCGTGCGTTACAAGATCCCGCGCAGTTTCGAATACGTGAAACAGCCGCTGCGCGACGATGCTGGTAAGGTGCGCCGCTCGGCGCTGCGCGAAGCGCGCATACGCGAAGCACAAGAATCCGACTGA
- a CDS encoding nuclear transport factor 2 family protein, with amino-acid sequence MALSLQEISDRIEIDDLLIRYTTAIDDKDWNLLDQCFLPDAKIDYVSSGGVAGSYPEVREWLGKALAAFPMTVHAISNSVIELDGDTATGKTLVVNPMGFPNPDGSLHIFTVGAYYIDKLVRTPEGWRIAERMEEQAYLDGSLPRALQVPS; translated from the coding sequence ATGGCGCTCTCGCTTCAGGAAATCTCGGACCGCATCGAAATCGACGATCTGCTGATCCGCTACACCACTGCGATCGACGACAAGGACTGGAATCTGCTCGACCAGTGCTTTCTGCCCGATGCGAAAATCGACTACGTGAGTTCCGGCGGGGTAGCGGGTAGCTACCCTGAGGTTCGCGAGTGGCTAGGCAAGGCACTCGCCGCGTTTCCGATGACCGTGCACGCGATCAGCAATTCGGTCATTGAACTCGACGGCGATACCGCAACGGGCAAGACCCTGGTCGTCAATCCCATGGGCTTTCCCAATCCGGACGGCTCCCTGCACATCTTCACGGTAGGTGCGTACTACATAGACAAGCTCGTCCGCACGCCCGAAGGCTGGCGCATCGCCGAACGAATGGAAGAGCAGGCTTATCTGGACGGCAGCCTGCCCAGAGCGCTACAGGTCCCCAGCTGA